The genomic window TAAAATTCAGATCCTTGCGCATCTATAATATTCTTCTGATCTATCAGTCTTGTTGGTACTATCAAAAAATGAAGTCAGTTTAAGTTGGTATTCTTTGTGAATCCACATGTCCCCCATTAatcatttattctctctctgtgaGCCCACAAATCATACTTTTGATTTCCTAATGGTATATCTTTCACTTTATAAATGTCGGACAGCATTGCAACTTCTGGTTTTTTATAGTTCTATGGTCTTATTAACACAAATATGATGTGCACATAAGctatctcttcattttctttcctgcaCAGCCTGGCATCGGGACAGGTGGCTCTGATGGCCAGCCGGGTGGCTCTTTCCATAATAGCTTTGTGGTTCTTAGAGGAGCCATTGTGAGCAATCTCTGCACAGTAAGATTTGTTGCGTATCAGCAGCACTTCAAGCTTCTTGACATTGTGGACGAGGAACTTCCGGAAGCCACTGGGCACCATGTACTTTGCTTTCTTGTTGCTCCCATAACCAGTGTTGGGCCTCAAGATCTGGCCCTTGAATTTTCTGTGTACCCTCTTGTCAATGCCTCTGGATTTCCACCAGTTGCACTTAATTTTGATATATTGGTCGGGCTGGTGTTGGATAAACTTCTTGGTCCTCTTTTTAACAATCTTGAACTTCACCAGAGGTCTGAGGGTGGCCGTGATGCTGAGTAGGAGAGGGCTACCACACTGCAGGCAGCATGGGGGAAGAGTAAACATTTGCAACTTCTTACTTGAAGCAGAAGTATGGTTTAAATGGTCTCCTTGTTTCTTTTGATTGCTGtgtttaaactttcttttttatgaatggAATCCTTCCATAAAGTTTTTAAGATAGCTCATGAGTTGACAACTATATAAGTAATGAGGATGAGCATTAAGAAGTATTTTGCAATGTAAATAATCATTCACTAATTTATCTCTAAACTTGAATTTCTAATTATCTGATTTTCCTAGTCACATAGACACTAACATTTTACTTTTGCAAATGGGCAG from Lutra lutra chromosome 15, mLutLut1.2, whole genome shotgun sequence includes these protein-coding regions:
- the LOC125085559 gene encoding 60S ribosomal protein L32-like, which encodes MCRGQFVKGETHTKLITVVISRKSNETECGSPLLLSITATLRPLVKFKIVKKRTKKFIQHQPDQYIKIKCNWWKSRGIDKRVHRKFKGQILRPNTGYGSNKKAKYMVPSGFRKFLVHNVKKLEVLLIRNKSYCAEIAHNGSSKNHKAIMERATRLAIRATCPDARLCRKENEEIAYVHIIFVLIRP